In Streptomyces sp. NBC_00091, the following proteins share a genomic window:
- a CDS encoding LysR family transcriptional regulator gives MSARDVDPRLLRGFLAVAEELHFSRAAARLYVAQQALSRDVRRLEQTLGTPLFLRTTRAVALTADGERLLPHAREVLRAHEELAAAFAGPPRALLVDMNTDGPSTGRRVLERARELAPGCELMARFESGLTHAAAEIAAGRLDVSFGYAAGLEPALLAGLAHRPVRYEPLAVVLPEDHPLAARDGVPLAALAGESVYAGAGNPRTLEWTGLARELFAGRGIALAPPAPVAIGKEEFRRVMAKTRNPVLATVGFLDMPGCVKRPLVDPVPLSPLSMVWRKGLRHPGLDALERAAAELQSAGGWLEVLPGSWLPAALTPGPDGG, from the coding sequence GTGAGCGCCCGAGACGTCGACCCCCGGCTGCTGCGCGGCTTCCTCGCGGTGGCCGAGGAGCTGCACTTCTCCCGCGCCGCCGCCCGCCTCTACGTCGCCCAGCAGGCGCTGAGCCGCGACGTGCGCCGGCTCGAACAGACCCTGGGCACCCCGCTGTTCCTGCGCACCACCCGCGCCGTGGCGCTGACCGCCGACGGGGAGCGGCTGCTGCCCCACGCCCGCGAGGTGCTGCGCGCCCACGAGGAGCTGGCCGCCGCCTTCGCCGGACCGCCCCGGGCCCTGCTCGTCGACATGAACACCGACGGACCCAGCACCGGCCGGCGGGTCCTGGAGCGGGCCCGCGAACTCGCCCCGGGCTGCGAGCTGATGGCCCGCTTCGAGAGCGGGCTCACCCACGCCGCCGCCGAGATCGCCGCCGGGCGGCTCGACGTCTCCTTCGGGTACGCGGCCGGGCTCGAGCCCGCGCTGCTGGCCGGACTCGCCCACCGCCCGGTGCGCTACGAGCCCCTCGCCGTGGTGCTGCCCGAGGACCACCCGCTGGCCGCGCGGGACGGCGTACCGCTCGCCGCGCTCGCCGGGGAGAGCGTGTACGCCGGGGCCGGGAACCCGCGCACCCTGGAGTGGACCGGGCTCGCCCGCGAGCTGTTCGCCGGGCGGGGCATCGCGCTGGCCCCGCCCGCGCCGGTGGCCATCGGCAAGGAGGAGTTCCGCCGGGTGATGGCCAAGACCCGCAACCCGGTCCTGGCGACCGTCGGCTTCCTCGACATGCCCGGCTGCGTGAAGCGGCCGCTGGTGGACCCCGTACCGCTGTCCCCGCTGTCGATGGTGTGGCGCAAGGGCCTGCGCCACCCCGGCCTGGACGCCCTCGAGCGGGCGGCCGCCGAACTCCAGAGCGCCGGCGGCTGGCTGGAAGTGCTCCCGGGCAGCTGGCTCCCGGCAGCGCTCACACCGGGCCCAGACGGCGGGTGA
- a CDS encoding SH3 domain-containing protein — MPASRSVSSALVVAAVTASCLVPAVPALADSSPVRFSQPYVPSIAPGKTGRVVIAALNGQDPARSSTFRITAPERTTFPEARFYWNGRRAGGSCTRSTDARLLTCDAGTRAGFAFPANTRTRLAVALRVDPNAPEGTTLDGGEWANGTDAPALFAVATPVTGPKGDDGRPGHDGHHGHDGKPGHHGKPGRPGPKGDKGEKGDKGEDGLSGERGPAGPQGLQGIRGPQGPQGIRGPQGLKGDTGPSGGAQGPQGLKGDKGEPGLNGLDGQRGPAGPQGLQGIQGIQGLRGPQGLKGDTGPSGGAQGPKGDKGEPGLNGVDGQRGPAGPQGQTGLTGSPGPQGAQGIQGIQGIRGPQGLEGRQGIPGPQGEKGEKGEKGDSGKPGTCKKCGDHHGKDDHHGKGGKGDKGDHHSDSPKARIVATGKGLGIRSGPGAGYTKTGKIPFNTVVKLQCKVNGQTVGDNSIWYKLADGRGWIAARYALNLNKIPYC; from the coding sequence TTGCCTGCTTCACGCTCCGTCTCCTCGGCCCTCGTCGTCGCGGCCGTCACCGCGTCCTGTCTGGTGCCGGCCGTACCGGCCCTGGCCGACTCCTCCCCCGTCCGGTTCTCCCAGCCGTACGTCCCCTCCATCGCCCCCGGCAAGACGGGCCGCGTCGTCATCGCGGCCCTGAACGGCCAGGACCCGGCGCGCAGCAGCACCTTCCGGATCACCGCCCCGGAGCGGACCACCTTCCCCGAGGCCCGGTTCTACTGGAACGGCCGGCGGGCGGGCGGCTCGTGCACCCGCTCGACCGACGCGCGCCTGCTGACCTGCGATGCCGGCACCCGCGCCGGCTTCGCCTTCCCGGCGAACACGCGGACGCGGCTGGCGGTGGCCCTGCGGGTGGACCCGAACGCCCCGGAGGGCACGACGCTGGACGGCGGCGAGTGGGCCAACGGCACGGACGCGCCCGCCCTGTTCGCCGTCGCCACCCCGGTGACGGGCCCGAAGGGCGACGACGGCCGCCCCGGCCACGACGGCCACCACGGCCACGACGGCAAGCCCGGCCACCACGGCAAGCCGGGACGCCCGGGCCCCAAGGGAGACAAGGGCGAGAAGGGGGACAAGGGCGAAGACGGCCTCAGCGGCGAGCGCGGCCCGGCCGGCCCCCAGGGCCTCCAGGGAATCCGCGGCCCCCAGGGCCCCCAGGGCATCCGCGGCCCCCAGGGCCTGAAGGGCGACACGGGCCCCTCCGGAGGCGCCCAGGGCCCCCAGGGCCTGAAGGGCGACAAGGGCGAGCCCGGCCTCAATGGCCTCGACGGCCAGCGCGGCCCCGCCGGCCCCCAGGGCCTCCAGGGAATCCAGGGCATCCAGGGGCTCCGCGGCCCCCAAGGCCTGAAGGGCGACACGGGCCCCTCCGGAGGCGCCCAAGGCCCCAAGGGCGACAAGGGCGAACCCGGCCTCAACGGCGTCGACGGCCAGCGCGGCCCGGCCGGCCCGCAGGGCCAGACCGGCCTCACCGGCTCCCCCGGCCCCCAGGGCGCACAGGGCATCCAAGGGATCCAGGGCATCCGGGGACCCCAGGGCCTCGAGGGCCGCCAGGGCATCCCCGGCCCCCAGGGCGAGAAGGGCGAGAAGGGCGAGAAGGGCGACAGCGGAAAGCCCGGCACCTGCAAGAAGTGCGGCGACCACCACGGCAAGGACGACCACCACGGCAAGGGCGGCAAGGGGGACAAGGGCGACCACCACAGCGACAGCCCGAAGGCCCGCATCGTCGCCACCGGCAAGGGCCTCGGCATCCGCTCCGGCCCGGGCGCGGGCTACACGAAGACGGGCAAGATCCCGTTCAACACCGTGGTGAAGCTCCAGTGCAAGGTCAACGGCCAGACCGTGGGCGACAATTCGATCTGGTACAAGCTCGCCGACGGCCGCGGCTGGATCGCCGCCCGCTACGCCCTGAACCTCAACAAGATCCCGTACTGCTGA
- a CDS encoding ABATE domain-containing protein gives MWTGMWFDSGRVCLDLLATSGSGAGAGSGSGSGDAEGIRDGDGLRLWLVGAGLVPDRTPLGRLGPDWVAAFRALRGDVDSLVRAELAAAAPDEGALSRVNAAAAGPPPGLCAVRDQEGHLVRELCGGVECAGLLASVARDAVELLTDPGDLALLRSCEGDGCARLYLDTSRGHRRRWCSSELCGNRERVARHRRRTRTMVAAEA, from the coding sequence ATGTGGACGGGCATGTGGTTCGACTCCGGGCGGGTCTGTCTCGACCTGCTGGCCACTTCCGGGTCCGGGGCCGGGGCCGGGTCCGGGTCCGGGTCCGGTGACGCGGAGGGGATCCGCGACGGCGACGGGCTGCGGCTGTGGCTGGTCGGCGCCGGCCTGGTGCCCGACCGGACCCCGCTCGGACGGCTCGGGCCCGACTGGGTGGCAGCCTTCCGCGCCCTGCGCGGCGACGTCGACAGCCTCGTACGGGCCGAACTCGCCGCCGCCGCCCCCGACGAGGGCGCCCTGTCCCGGGTCAACGCCGCCGCGGCCGGCCCGCCCCCGGGGCTGTGCGCCGTACGGGACCAGGAGGGCCACCTCGTACGGGAACTGTGCGGCGGAGTGGAGTGTGCGGGCCTGCTGGCCTCGGTGGCCCGGGACGCGGTGGAACTCCTCACCGACCCCGGCGATCTGGCACTGCTGCGCAGCTGCGAGGGCGACGGCTGCGCCCGCCTCTACCTCGACACCTCCCGCGGCCACCGCCGCCGCTGGTGCTCCAGCGAACTGTGCGGCAACCGCGAGCGGGTGGCCCGCCACCGGAGGCGGACCCGCACGATGGTGGCCGCAGAGGCGTAG
- a CDS encoding NarK/NasA family nitrate transporter: MTGTTAPRKGGRWIERWDPEDETFWRETGERTARRNLLYSILSEHIGFSIWSLWSVMVLFMGPQYGIDPAGKFFLIATATLVGALVRVPYTFAVARFGGRNWTVVSALLLLAPTVAALVVMEPGTSYGTFLAVAALTGVGGGNFASSMTNINAFFPLRKKGWALGLNAGGGNIGVPVVQLVALLVIGTAGAAHPRLLLVIYLPLIVIAAALALVRMDNLAPVRNDAGAVREAAKDAHTWIMAFLYIGTFGSFIGYSFAFGLVLQTQFGRTPLQAASLTFIGPLLGSLVRPVGGALADRFGGARITLATFVAMAAATAVVVLASVRESLPVFLVGFVALFALSGLGNGSTYKMIPGIFQAKALARGLDGEEAAAHGRRLSGASMGLIGAVGALGGLGINLVFRQAFLESGSGTAAFVTFLGFYAVCCAVTWAVYLRRPAAAQAPATAGTGAGTAAGTGKKVQLTSV; encoded by the coding sequence ATGACCGGTACGACCGCACCGCGCAAGGGGGGCCGCTGGATCGAGCGGTGGGACCCCGAGGACGAGACCTTCTGGCGGGAGACGGGGGAGCGGACCGCCCGCCGCAACCTCCTCTACTCCATCCTCTCCGAGCACATCGGCTTCTCGATCTGGTCGCTGTGGTCCGTGATGGTGCTCTTCATGGGCCCCCAGTACGGGATCGACCCGGCCGGGAAGTTCTTCCTCATCGCCACCGCGACCCTGGTCGGCGCCCTGGTGCGGGTGCCCTACACCTTCGCCGTCGCCCGCTTCGGCGGCCGGAACTGGACCGTCGTCAGCGCCCTCCTGCTGCTCGCGCCGACCGTCGCCGCGCTGGTCGTCATGGAGCCCGGCACCTCGTACGGCACCTTCCTGGCCGTGGCCGCGCTCACCGGGGTGGGCGGCGGGAACTTCGCCTCCTCGATGACGAACATCAACGCCTTCTTCCCGCTGCGCAAGAAGGGCTGGGCCCTCGGGCTCAACGCGGGCGGCGGGAACATCGGCGTCCCCGTGGTGCAGCTCGTCGCGCTGCTGGTCATCGGGACCGCCGGGGCGGCACACCCCCGGCTGCTGCTGGTGATCTACCTCCCGCTGATCGTGATCGCGGCCGCGCTGGCCCTCGTACGCATGGACAACCTGGCGCCCGTACGCAACGACGCGGGCGCCGTCCGCGAGGCAGCCAAGGACGCCCACACCTGGATCATGGCCTTCCTCTACATCGGCACCTTCGGGTCCTTCATCGGCTACAGCTTCGCCTTCGGACTCGTGCTCCAGACCCAGTTCGGGCGGACCCCGCTCCAGGCCGCTTCCCTCACCTTCATCGGGCCGCTCCTCGGATCACTGGTCCGGCCGGTCGGCGGGGCGCTCGCGGACCGCTTCGGCGGGGCCCGGATCACCCTGGCGACCTTCGTGGCGATGGCCGCCGCGACCGCGGTGGTCGTACTGGCCTCCGTACGGGAATCCCTGCCGGTGTTCCTCGTCGGATTCGTGGCGCTCTTCGCGCTCAGCGGGCTCGGCAACGGCTCCACCTACAAGATGATCCCCGGCATCTTCCAGGCCAAGGCGCTGGCCCGCGGCCTGGACGGCGAGGAGGCCGCCGCACACGGACGGCGGCTCTCGGGCGCCTCGATGGGACTGATCGGAGCCGTCGGGGCACTCGGCGGACTCGGCATCAACCTGGTCTTCCGCCAGGCCTTCCTGGAATCCGGCTCCGGAACGGCCGCCTTCGTCACCTTCCTCGGCTTCTACGCCGTGTGCTGCGCGGTCACCTGGGCGGTATACCTTCGCCGCCCCGCGGCCGCCCAGGCCCCGGCCACGGCCGGGACCGGGGCCGGGACCGCGGCCGGGACCGGGAAGAAGGTGCAGCTCACCTCGGTGTAA
- a CDS encoding MFS transporter yields MPRRTPRPTPLMSVTGDTLVLAAPAPAHPAPAAPARTRTPGRTRTPGPYARLFALPGTRGFTAGNLLARLPMGMFGVSAVMMIAGQRGSYALAGAVTATGLAATALVAPWTARLIDRYGQARIAVPATVIAVLGSLGLIVCVRTQAPAWTLFASYAATATTPNIGGMSRARWTHLLPPASHHTAMSFEQAADELCFMLGPVLAAFLCTAAFPEAGTLTGAVLLLTGMLVFTAHRATEPPATGVRPAAQGPSPLRALLPLLGLFLATGAVFGSMEVTSIAHLGALGLGGASGPVLALQAAGSCAAGLLYGTRRPRSLRTCLLALAAAMALPWAAAATGSLPLLALALLLAGVATAPVMVTAMALVQRATPHGRLNEGMSLAVTAILAGIAAGSATAGLAVDRLGSTAAYALPAAAALLALALSTTTSRFIRIVPAAE; encoded by the coding sequence ATGCCCCGACGCACGCCCCGACCGACCCCGCTCATGTCCGTGACCGGCGACACCCTGGTCCTGGCCGCACCCGCACCCGCACACCCGGCCCCGGCCGCCCCGGCCCGGACCCGCACCCCCGGCCGGACCCGCACCCCCGGCCCGTACGCCCGTCTCTTCGCCCTCCCCGGTACGCGCGGCTTCACCGCCGGGAACCTGCTGGCCCGGCTCCCCATGGGCATGTTCGGCGTCAGCGCGGTCATGATGATCGCCGGGCAGCGCGGCTCGTACGCCCTCGCCGGCGCGGTCACCGCCACCGGCCTGGCCGCCACCGCCCTCGTCGCGCCCTGGACGGCCCGCCTGATCGACCGGTACGGCCAGGCCCGGATCGCCGTACCGGCCACCGTGATCGCCGTCCTCGGCTCGCTCGGCCTGATCGTGTGCGTCCGTACGCAGGCCCCCGCCTGGACCCTCTTCGCCTCCTACGCGGCCACCGCGACGACCCCCAACATCGGCGGCATGTCCCGGGCCCGCTGGACCCACCTGCTGCCCCCGGCCTCGCACCACACCGCGATGTCCTTCGAACAGGCCGCCGACGAACTGTGCTTCATGCTCGGCCCGGTCCTCGCGGCCTTCCTGTGCACCGCCGCCTTCCCGGAGGCGGGCACCCTGACCGGGGCGGTCCTGCTGCTCACCGGCATGCTGGTCTTCACCGCGCACCGGGCCACCGAGCCCCCCGCCACGGGTGTGCGGCCCGCCGCACAGGGCCCCTCCCCTCTGCGCGCCCTGCTCCCGCTCCTCGGCCTGTTCCTCGCCACCGGGGCGGTGTTCGGCTCCATGGAGGTCACCTCGATCGCCCACCTCGGAGCCCTGGGCCTCGGCGGCGCCTCCGGCCCGGTACTGGCCCTCCAGGCGGCGGGCTCCTGCGCGGCCGGCCTGCTCTACGGCACCCGCCGCCCCCGGAGTCTGCGCACCTGCCTGCTCGCGCTGGCCGCGGCGATGGCCCTCCCCTGGGCCGCGGCCGCAACCGGCTCCCTCCCGCTGCTGGCCCTGGCCCTGCTGCTGGCCGGGGTGGCCACGGCCCCGGTGATGGTCACCGCCATGGCCCTGGTCCAGCGGGCCACCCCGCACGGCCGCCTCAACGAGGGGATGAGCCTCGCCGTCACCGCGATCCTCGCCGGTATCGCCGCCGGTTCCGCCACGGCGGGCCTCGCCGTCGACCGCCTGGGCTCCACCGCGGCCTACGCCCTCCCGGCCGCCGCCGCCCTGCTCGCCCTGGCCCTCTCCACCACAACGAGCCGATTTATCCGTATTGTTCCGGCGGCCGAGTGA
- the tgmA gene encoding putative ATP-grasp-modified RiPP, with translation MTTAATQLSPVRPWGVSRLAPYPTTTRLPFTTVTIDPATQTGVFRDGHGHVVEMGKHGTSSGTETSTTTNSDSAPDSGHDQDSNQD, from the coding sequence GTGACCACCGCAGCAACCCAGCTCAGCCCCGTCCGCCCGTGGGGCGTCAGCCGCCTCGCCCCCTACCCGACCACGACCCGCCTGCCGTTCACCACGGTCACCATCGACCCGGCCACGCAGACCGGGGTGTTCCGCGACGGGCACGGCCATGTGGTGGAAATGGGTAAGCACGGCACCTCCTCCGGCACCGAGACCTCCACCACCACCAACTCCGACTCCGCTCCCGACTCCGGCCATGACCAGGACAGCAACCAGGACTGA
- a CDS encoding uroporphyrinogen-III synthase, producing the protein MDDATHGPLAGFTVGVTAARRADELIALLRRRGAAVIHAPALRIVPLADDTELMAATKELVDAPPDVVVATTAIGFRGWIEAADGWGIGEELLARLRATELLARGPKVKGAVRAAGLVEDWSPHSESLAEVLDRLLTGGVDGRRIALQLHGEPLPGFVEALRAGGAEVVPVPVYRWMPPEDLAPLDRLLDALAVGTVDALSFTSAPAAASLLSRAGERGLREAVLEALRGPVLAACVGPVTALPLQAEGVETVQPERFRLGPLVQLLCKELPGRARVLPVAGHRLEIRGHAVLVDDLLRPVPPAGMALLAALARRPGWVVSRAELLRALPGAGRDEHAVETAMARLRAALGAPRLIQTVVKRGYRLSLDAGETSSGCG; encoded by the coding sequence ATGGACGACGCTACGCACGGCCCCCTGGCCGGATTCACCGTCGGAGTCACCGCCGCCCGCCGGGCGGACGAACTGATCGCCCTGCTGCGCCGGCGCGGAGCGGCCGTCATCCACGCCCCCGCCCTGCGGATCGTGCCGCTCGCCGACGACACGGAGCTGATGGCCGCCACCAAGGAACTCGTCGACGCCCCGCCGGACGTGGTCGTCGCCACCACCGCCATCGGCTTCCGCGGCTGGATCGAGGCCGCCGACGGCTGGGGCATCGGCGAGGAGCTGCTCGCCCGCCTGCGCGCCACCGAACTGCTCGCGCGCGGGCCGAAGGTCAAGGGGGCCGTACGGGCCGCCGGGCTGGTGGAGGACTGGTCCCCGCACTCCGAATCCCTCGCCGAGGTACTGGACCGGCTGCTGACCGGCGGGGTCGACGGCCGGCGGATCGCCCTCCAGCTGCACGGCGAACCGCTGCCCGGCTTCGTCGAGGCCCTGCGCGCGGGCGGCGCCGAGGTGGTGCCCGTCCCCGTGTACCGGTGGATGCCGCCCGAGGACCTCGCACCGCTGGACCGGCTGCTGGACGCGCTGGCCGTCGGAACGGTGGACGCCCTCAGCTTCACCTCCGCGCCCGCCGCTGCTTCTTTGCTGTCCCGGGCCGGGGAACGGGGGCTGCGGGAGGCCGTACTGGAGGCGCTGCGCGGGCCGGTGCTCGCCGCCTGCGTGGGGCCCGTGACGGCGCTGCCGCTCCAGGCCGAGGGGGTGGAGACCGTACAGCCGGAGCGGTTCCGGCTCGGACCGCTGGTGCAGCTGCTGTGCAAGGAGCTCCCGGGCCGGGCGCGGGTGCTGCCCGTCGCCGGGCACCGGCTGGAGATCAGGGGGCACGCGGTGCTCGTCGACGACCTGCTGCGCCCGGTGCCGCCCGCCGGGATGGCCCTGCTGGCGGCGCTCGCCCGGCGGCCCGGCTGGGTGGTCTCCCGCGCAGAGCTGCTGCGGGCGCTGCCGGGTGCGGGGCGCGACGAGCACGCCGTGGAGACGGCGATGGCCCGGCTGCGGGCGGCCCTGGGGGCGCCGCGGCTGATCCAGACGGTGGTCAAGCGGGGGTACCGGCTGTCGCTGGACGCCGGGGAGACCAGCTCCGGGTGCGGCTGA
- the tgmB gene encoding ATP-grasp ribosomal peptide maturase, protein MTEQRPVLVATEAHDQTADMVITELNQRDVPVMRFNPADIGEGLTVSARFGTCPAPVAGQARTPSRTANLEHLRAVYWRRPVWPHFEHLNDADRRLATAQTRYGLGGILYALDGPLWVNQPQREAAADYKPTQLAVAQRLGLTVPPTLVTNDQNQAREFITAHGRVITKTLRWTPYERDGVPVTSWAEPVTADEIDDSIRVVPHLFQAQVDKVADLRVLIVGEKVFAVRIDSGLLDWRKDYSALSYTVVDLPDPLKRTLLAYLGHFSLVSGSFDLALDTEGGYHWLELNPTGQWGWLEENTGLPMAAAFAELLTRGDAR, encoded by the coding sequence ATGACCGAGCAGAGGCCGGTGCTCGTCGCCACCGAGGCACACGACCAGACCGCCGACATGGTCATCACCGAACTCAACCAGCGTGATGTGCCGGTGATGCGCTTCAATCCCGCCGACATCGGCGAGGGCCTGACGGTATCGGCTCGGTTCGGAACCTGCCCGGCCCCTGTGGCCGGGCAGGCCCGTACCCCGTCGAGAACCGCCAACCTGGAGCACTTACGGGCGGTGTACTGGCGCCGCCCCGTCTGGCCCCATTTCGAGCACCTGAACGACGCCGACCGCAGGTTAGCCACCGCGCAGACCCGCTACGGGCTCGGCGGCATCCTCTACGCCCTGGACGGACCCCTGTGGGTCAACCAGCCGCAGCGGGAGGCCGCCGCCGACTACAAGCCCACCCAGCTCGCCGTCGCGCAGCGCCTCGGGCTCACGGTCCCGCCGACGCTGGTGACCAACGACCAGAACCAGGCCCGGGAGTTCATCACCGCCCACGGCCGGGTGATCACCAAGACGCTCCGGTGGACCCCGTACGAGCGAGACGGTGTCCCGGTGACAAGCTGGGCCGAGCCGGTCACCGCCGACGAGATCGACGACTCCATCCGCGTGGTCCCGCACCTCTTCCAGGCCCAAGTGGACAAGGTCGCCGACCTCCGCGTCCTGATCGTCGGCGAGAAGGTGTTCGCCGTACGAATCGACTCCGGTCTCCTGGACTGGCGCAAGGACTACTCCGCCCTCTCCTACACCGTGGTAGACCTGCCCGATCCGCTGAAGCGGACGCTGCTCGCCTACCTCGGCCACTTCAGTCTCGTCTCCGGCAGCTTCGATCTCGCCCTCGACACGGAGGGCGGCTACCACTGGCTGGAGCTGAATCCCACAGGCCAATGGGGGTGGCTGGAGGAGAACACCGGTCTGCCCATGGCCGCCGCTTTCGCTGAACTGCTCACCCGAGGAGACGCACGATGA
- a CDS encoding SAM-dependent methyltransferase, whose translation MADRETFEVEVLGHVVGGRTEPTDDHWGGTQAIIRLDGDRFTPEATRELETFSHLEIVFRFHLTDQTDLNLGARSPRDNPDWPKVGVFGHRHMRRLNWLGVSRCRLVKVDGLDLHVEDLDAVDGTPVLDVKPWFAEMGARGEVRQPQWVSDMLGDYYGPTQG comes from the coding sequence ATGGCAGACCGCGAGACATTCGAAGTAGAGGTTCTGGGCCATGTCGTCGGAGGCCGTACCGAGCCGACCGACGACCACTGGGGCGGCACCCAGGCCATCATCCGCCTCGACGGCGACCGCTTCACCCCCGAAGCCACCCGAGAGCTGGAGACCTTCTCCCACCTCGAAATCGTTTTCCGGTTCCACCTCACCGACCAGACCGACCTCAACCTCGGGGCCCGCAGCCCCCGCGACAACCCCGACTGGCCGAAGGTCGGCGTCTTCGGCCACCGCCACATGCGCCGCCTGAACTGGCTCGGCGTCTCCCGTTGCCGTCTGGTCAAAGTCGACGGCCTGGACCTTCACGTCGAAGACCTCGACGCTGTCGATGGCACCCCCGTCCTCGACGTGAAGCCCTGGTTCGCAGAGATGGGTGCACGCGGAGAGGTGCGCCAGCCGCAGTGGGTCTCAGACATGCTCGGCGACTACTACGGCCCCACCCAGGGCTGA
- a CDS encoding Tat pathway signal protein, with amino-acid sequence MAQVIAETGMTQDALAHAVRRVAAENGEVIQTNKSTISHWVRYGRQPSGSAGRYLAEALSRRLGRTITQQEIGLHETTRDLLDWHTDTLSALADLGRIDTVDMDRRQALGTAAYSLAALVLPADSWWTGMVDQGSRRRAGRAAVGQGDLDAVRDMASLFSNMDQRHGGGHARTAVAQYLTTEVSGYLNGTFADRQVRRGMFSTAAELAYLSGWMAFDNGEHPIAQKHFTVAVKLAAEADDAPMAAHVMRAMAHQANDLGHPRSALDLASASVEGKRYTEAGLRERALLGVVHARALASTGNKKAATRALLRAEDDLAVAQPGDDEPGRVFFFQEASLAHETALALRDIGDLDGAEQQLHRSARTRKAAKFTRTHAVTLGYLGGIQARQHRIDEACATWSASLDAMNGVRSARTRRAAADMRAALSPLRNRNIPAVTTVDKRAAAYLTATA; translated from the coding sequence ATGGCGCAGGTCATCGCCGAAACGGGCATGACGCAGGACGCCTTAGCCCACGCTGTCAGGCGCGTCGCGGCTGAGAACGGCGAGGTCATCCAGACCAACAAGAGCACCATCTCGCACTGGGTCCGCTACGGTCGGCAGCCGTCCGGCAGCGCCGGGAGGTATCTCGCCGAAGCACTGTCGCGACGCCTGGGACGCACCATCACCCAGCAGGAGATCGGCCTGCACGAGACCACCCGTGATCTGCTGGACTGGCACACGGATACGCTGAGCGCCCTGGCCGATCTGGGGAGGATCGACACCGTGGACATGGACCGCAGGCAGGCCCTGGGGACTGCGGCCTACTCGCTCGCCGCCCTCGTACTACCGGCAGACAGCTGGTGGACAGGCATGGTCGATCAAGGCAGCCGACGGCGTGCCGGCCGCGCCGCAGTCGGCCAAGGCGATCTCGACGCGGTACGCGACATGGCCAGTCTCTTCTCCAACATGGACCAGCGCCACGGTGGCGGGCACGCCCGCACAGCCGTCGCCCAGTACCTCACCACCGAAGTCTCCGGCTACCTGAACGGCACCTTCGCCGACCGCCAGGTCAGGCGCGGTATGTTCTCCACCGCCGCAGAACTCGCCTACCTGTCCGGGTGGATGGCCTTCGACAACGGCGAGCACCCCATCGCCCAGAAGCACTTCACCGTGGCGGTGAAGCTCGCCGCCGAAGCCGACGACGCCCCGATGGCCGCCCACGTGATGCGCGCCATGGCCCACCAAGCAAACGACCTCGGCCACCCGCGCTCCGCCCTCGACCTCGCCTCCGCGTCCGTCGAAGGCAAGCGGTACACCGAGGCCGGCCTTCGCGAGAGGGCGCTCCTCGGCGTCGTTCATGCCCGCGCCCTGGCCTCCACCGGGAACAAGAAGGCCGCCACCCGAGCCCTCCTGCGCGCCGAAGACGATCTTGCCGTCGCGCAGCCGGGCGACGACGAGCCGGGCAGAGTGTTCTTCTTCCAGGAAGCTTCCCTCGCCCACGAGACCGCCCTGGCGCTACGCGACATAGGAGACCTGGATGGAGCCGAACAGCAGCTCCACCGGTCCGCCCGCACACGCAAGGCCGCCAAGTTCACCCGCACCCACGCCGTGACCCTCGGCTACCTCGGTGGCATTCAGGCCCGCCAGCACCGCATCGACGAAGCCTGCGCGACCTGGTCCGCCAGCCTGGACGCGATGAACGGGGTGCGCTCCGCCCGCACCCGCAGGGCAGCTGCCGACATGCGTGCCGCCCTCTCACCTCTCCGTAATCGCAACATTCCCGCCGTCACCACCGTGGACAAGCGCGCCGCCGCGTACCTGACAGCCACGGCCTGA
- a CDS encoding GNAT family N-acetyltransferase: protein MIINGVEMRGLAAGDAAGLARVLTRNRAYMAPYEPDRDEEFYTEAGQRARIEGLLGERDAGRLVPYLLAEQATGEPVGAINLGSIVLGPFASGGVGYWIAQDWHGKGLATAALEEVCRVARDDLGLHRVEAGTLVDNLASQRVLAKAGFTQYGLAPRYLHINGAWRDHRLFQRLLHDDPPGRG, encoded by the coding sequence ATGATCATCAACGGGGTGGAGATGAGGGGCCTGGCCGCCGGCGACGCCGCCGGGCTTGCCCGCGTACTGACACGCAACCGGGCGTACATGGCGCCCTACGAGCCCGACCGGGACGAGGAGTTCTACACCGAGGCCGGCCAGCGGGCCCGGATCGAGGGCCTGCTCGGCGAGCGCGACGCGGGGCGCCTGGTCCCGTACCTGCTCGCCGAGCAGGCGACCGGCGAGCCCGTGGGGGCGATCAACCTCGGCAGCATCGTCCTCGGCCCCTTCGCCAGCGGGGGCGTGGGCTACTGGATCGCCCAGGACTGGCACGGCAAGGGGCTGGCCACCGCGGCCCTCGAGGAGGTCTGCCGCGTCGCCCGCGACGACCTCGGACTGCACCGCGTGGAGGCCGGCACGCTCGTGGACAACCTCGCCTCGCAGCGGGTCCTGGCGAAGGCCGGCTTCACCCAGTACGGGCTCGCGCCCCGCTACCTCCACATCAACGGCGCCTGGCGCGACCACCGCCTCTTCCAGCGCCTCCTCCACGACGACCCGCCGGGGCGGGGGTAG